A portion of the Adhaeribacter radiodurans genome contains these proteins:
- a CDS encoding pentapeptide repeat-containing protein encodes MELLHEEELFDKIDFSGKKLAGIEFNACTFKNCNFAESSFAGALFIDCTFETCNLGLANLDQAKLQTVAFRNSKLLGLNFSRCDNFLFAISFYHCNLDFSSYVGKKLKKTTFDTCSIKEANFAECDLSEAAFLNCDLYQTLFNRTNLTKTDFRTAYNYAIDLEQNPAKKAKFSSAGLSGLLAKYDLVIE; translated from the coding sequence ATGGAATTATTGCACGAAGAAGAACTATTTGATAAAATTGATTTTTCGGGGAAGAAGCTGGCGGGTATTGAGTTTAATGCCTGTACGTTTAAAAACTGTAATTTTGCCGAAAGCTCTTTTGCCGGGGCTTTGTTTATTGATTGTACTTTCGAGACCTGTAACCTGGGTTTGGCGAATCTGGACCAGGCCAAACTGCAAACCGTGGCTTTCCGGAACTCCAAGCTGCTGGGTTTAAACTTTAGCCGTTGCGATAACTTTTTGTTTGCCATTTCTTTTTACCACTGCAACCTGGATTTTAGCAGTTACGTGGGCAAAAAACTGAAGAAAACTACCTTCGATACGTGCAGCATTAAAGAAGCCAACTTTGCCGAATGCGACCTGAGCGAAGCGGCTTTTTTGAATTGCGACTTATACCAAACCTTGTTTAACCGCACCAATCTAACCAAAACCGATTTCCGGACGGCTTATAATTACGCTATTGATTTAGAACAAAATCCGGCCAAAAAAGCTAAATTCTCGTCGGCAGGCTTAAGCGGCTTACTGGCCAAATACGATTTGGTAATTGAATAA
- a CDS encoding pyridoxamine 5'-phosphate oxidase family protein produces MLRELKEEESIHFLKSNSIGRIGCTDGENVYVVPTNYRFEGNSIICYSLEGLKIDIMRHHATVCFEVDEIVDSNNWKCVIVNGVFEEITDKAELNELRPRYTEYFLRKRTTLAFPTSATQAEKEIEEVKAIISNQVFYRIQFSKISGRTYNGLE; encoded by the coding sequence ATGCTTAGGGAATTGAAGGAAGAGGAAAGTATCCATTTTTTAAAAAGTAATTCCATTGGCCGGATTGGCTGTACCGATGGCGAGAATGTGTATGTAGTACCCACTAATTACCGGTTCGAGGGAAATTCGATTATCTGTTACTCGCTGGAAGGACTGAAAATAGATATTATGCGCCACCACGCTACGGTATGTTTTGAAGTAGATGAAATTGTGGATTCCAACAATTGGAAGTGTGTAATTGTAAATGGCGTTTTTGAAGAAATAACGGATAAAGCAGAATTAAATGAATTGAGGCCTCGCTATACCGAATACTTTCTCCGGAAAAGAACCACTCTTGCATTTCCTACGTCTGCAACTCAGGCGGAGAAAGAAATAGAGGAAGTAAAAGCGATTATTTCCAACCAGGTTTTTTACCGCATTCAATTTAGTAAAATTTCGGGCCGTACGTATAATGGCTTAGAGTAA
- the ccoS gene encoding cbb3-type cytochrome oxidase assembly protein CcoS, protein MTIIFLLIGISLTVALLFLGSFIWAVRSGQYEDDYTPAVRMLFEEETPKDNP, encoded by the coding sequence ATGACTATAATATTTTTATTAATTGGTATTAGCTTAACCGTAGCCTTGCTGTTTCTGGGTTCTTTTATCTGGGCGGTACGCTCGGGGCAGTACGAAGACGATTATACCCCGGCGGTGCGGATGTTATTTGAAGAAGAAACCCCGAAAGACAACCCGTAG